In Mytilus edulis chromosome 4, xbMytEdul2.2, whole genome shotgun sequence, the following proteins share a genomic window:
- the LOC139518749 gene encoding uncharacterized protein: MFCCIKSRLRSRREVGLACIGEAVCTCFTCECFDCTNCPSCDCDCEDICKPYGLCYAALVGCCTPSVLNVRGESYQDDSLETTGMNPVSEELVQTRTSTLMPEPSAPPPDYHTLQGDSLPPPPSYETAIRDIPPSAPPTNH, translated from the exons ATGTTCTGCTGTATAAAGTCGCGTCTCAGATCTAGAAGAGAAGTAGGCTTGGCATGTATTGGCGAGGCTGTATGTACTTGTTTCACTTGTGAATGTTTTGACTGTACAAATTGTCCATCGTGTGACTGTGATTGTGAAGATATATGTAAGCCATATGGGCTGTGTTATGCGGCCTTGGTGGGTTGTTGTACACCTTCAGTTTTAAATGTGAGAGGTGAGAGTTACCAAGATGATTCGTTGGAAACAACAGGAATGAATCCAGTGTCTGAAGAGCTGGTACAGACTCGCACGTCGACTTTAATGCCAGAGCCTTCCGCACCCCCACCAGATTACCATACATTACAAG GTGATTCATTACCGCCTCCTCCAAGTTATGAAACCGCTATACGTGATATACCTCCATCAGCACCTCCGACCAATCATTGA